The Tardiphaga alba genome includes a window with the following:
- a CDS encoding FGGY family carbohydrate kinase, whose amino-acid sequence MTSQLKDVILTIDEGTSGTRAATVSADGDVSCLEYLPLEVDTPRPGVVEQDANAILDKTVAACRATIAQASQAGLRIVAMAIATQRATAVLWDKNTGRALVPAMVWQDTRYVGELNKLAPVWDSILAKQVGRAGGVRSPYLWAARHIRETAEVAQAFAEKRLGFGTIDTWLLWHLTLDRVYVTTPTNATSAGAYILAEHRYQRDWLDALAFPQELLPELRSDADDLGRTNADVLGIDVPILASMGDQHAGAIGLGCLDRGQAMCIHGTGSFVDLIIGSEQPAKAGLFAGTTTMVARRRNNQSQFAVETFAATTGSALDWVCEKLHWFGNATEISRLAAEVQSSGGVTFIPALTGLRTPDMQPNARASLTGISMASTRPEVAYAILEGIAHSVASCLESDRDVSGVDIAELIVGGGLSASDPLLQMQADLIGVPIRRKPNTARATLRGAAYLAGSRGLFWDDIPRSTAFAAEEQVFEPKMQADMRNERRALWHARIKSELDHANVFAAHETDR is encoded by the coding sequence ATGACCAGTCAGCTCAAAGACGTCATCCTGACCATCGACGAGGGAACGTCCGGCACCCGTGCCGCGACGGTCTCCGCCGATGGCGATGTATCCTGCCTCGAATATCTGCCACTTGAGGTCGATACGCCGCGGCCGGGCGTGGTGGAGCAGGACGCGAACGCCATCCTCGATAAGACCGTGGCGGCCTGTCGTGCAACCATCGCACAGGCGTCCCAGGCTGGACTGAGGATTGTCGCAATGGCGATTGCAACACAGCGGGCGACCGCTGTGTTGTGGGACAAAAACACCGGGCGGGCACTCGTGCCCGCCATGGTCTGGCAAGACACGCGTTATGTCGGCGAACTCAACAAGCTGGCGCCCGTCTGGGATTCCATCCTGGCCAAACAGGTCGGGCGGGCAGGCGGCGTCCGCTCGCCCTATCTCTGGGCGGCACGACATATCCGCGAAACGGCGGAGGTGGCGCAAGCTTTCGCCGAAAAGCGTTTGGGTTTCGGGACGATCGATACCTGGCTGCTGTGGCATCTGACGCTTGACCGCGTCTACGTGACGACGCCGACCAATGCGACATCGGCCGGCGCCTATATTCTCGCCGAGCATCGCTATCAACGTGACTGGCTCGATGCACTGGCATTTCCGCAAGAGCTGCTGCCCGAGCTGCGATCGGATGCGGACGATCTTGGGCGCACAAATGCTGACGTGCTCGGGATCGACGTTCCGATCCTGGCGAGCATGGGCGATCAGCATGCCGGAGCCATCGGCCTGGGATGCCTCGATCGCGGGCAGGCCATGTGCATCCACGGCACCGGCAGTTTCGTGGATCTGATCATCGGATCGGAGCAGCCAGCCAAGGCTGGCTTGTTCGCCGGCACCACCACGATGGTGGCTCGTCGCCGCAACAATCAATCGCAATTCGCCGTTGAGACATTCGCAGCCACAACGGGCTCTGCGCTCGATTGGGTCTGCGAAAAGCTGCACTGGTTCGGCAATGCGACCGAGATCAGCCGGTTGGCTGCCGAGGTCCAGTCATCAGGCGGCGTTACCTTCATTCCGGCTCTGACCGGTTTGCGGACGCCGGACATGCAGCCGAATGCCCGCGCGTCGTTGACCGGAATTTCGATGGCATCGACCCGGCCGGAAGTCGCCTATGCCATTCTTGAAGGGATCGCGCATTCGGTGGCGAGCTGCCTCGAATCCGACCGAGATGTCTCGGGAGTCGATATCGCGGAGCTAATCGTCGGTGGCGGGCTGTCCGCAAGCGATCCGCTGTTGCAGATGCAGGCCGATTTGATCGGCGTTCCGATCCGCCGCAAGCCGAATACCGCCCGCGCGACGTTACGGGGAGCGGCCTATCTGGCCGGATCCCGCGGACTGTTCTGGGATGACATTCCGCGCAGCACGGCATTCGCTGCAGAAGAGCAGGTCTTTGAACCGAAGATGCAAGCCGACATGCGCAATGAGCGTCGTGCCCTCTGGCATGCGCGCATCAAATCCGAGCTCGATCACGCCAACGTGTTCGCAGCGCACGAGACGGACCGATAG
- a CDS encoding glycerol-3-phosphate responsive antiterminator produces MDKTLALRLTRHPVIATLYGPELVEEFLGGEAEIAIVANFELRKLGAVIKSLVDANKYPVVNIDSCDGLSQDKGGVDYLVEIGAKGVVSTRVATIQRAKKSGLVAIQKVFVTDRSNFPRSVAALGQSEPNLVQLMPAPMLSYVPAQHRKAMPPIIASGFVCDRSHVLDAIKNGAVAVSTSDQGLWRLSGKSLRG; encoded by the coding sequence ATGGACAAAACCTTGGCCCTGCGCCTCACACGGCACCCTGTGATCGCCACGCTTTATGGCCCTGAGCTCGTCGAGGAATTCCTCGGCGGCGAGGCGGAAATCGCGATCGTCGCGAATTTCGAGTTGCGGAAGCTCGGTGCGGTCATCAAGTCGCTTGTCGATGCTAACAAGTATCCTGTTGTGAATATCGACAGCTGTGATGGCCTTTCGCAGGACAAGGGCGGTGTCGACTATCTCGTCGAGATCGGCGCCAAAGGCGTCGTCTCGACGCGTGTGGCGACCATTCAGCGCGCGAAGAAGTCCGGGCTTGTCGCCATCCAGAAGGTGTTCGTCACGGACCGTTCGAATTTCCCCAGAAGCGTGGCGGCGCTGGGGCAGAGCGAACCCAATCTGGTGCAGCTGATGCCGGCACCGATGCTGTCTTATGTCCCGGCACAGCACCGCAAGGCTATGCCGCCGATCATTGCATCGGGCTTCGTCTGCGACCGAAGTCACGTGCTCGATGCCATCAAGAACGGCGCCGTTGCGGTGTCCACGAGCGATCAAGGTCTCTGGCGGCTGAGCGGAAAATCACTCCGCGGCTAG
- a CDS encoding response regulator transcription factor yields MTADIKKRDVALVVDDSPETLRLLTDALDNVGMTVMVALDGAGAMRIVEQITPDIVLLDAVMPGIDGFETCRRLKRDTGLADVPVIFMTGLSETAHIVRGLEAGGVDYVTKPIVIEEMLARIRVHLANARLTQSARAALDVSGRFLLAVNKRGEIVWTTPQAQKLLNDHLIAGIDDTTLLPPVMLQWLEQMQKPGAKPVPSVPFPDNDLLRLNYLGKAGPDEFLLRLAKDNAATIPSEFSKELGLTIREGEVLSWLSKGKSNRDIAQILGLSPRTVDKHLEQIYAKLGVENRTAAAAVAANVSLKRS; encoded by the coding sequence ATGACAGCTGACATCAAGAAACGCGACGTCGCACTGGTCGTGGACGACAGCCCGGAGACGCTGCGTCTCCTCACCGATGCTCTCGACAACGTTGGCATGACCGTGATGGTCGCGCTCGACGGTGCCGGCGCCATGCGCATCGTCGAGCAGATCACACCAGACATCGTGCTGCTCGATGCGGTCATGCCCGGCATCGATGGTTTCGAGACCTGCCGTCGTCTCAAGCGCGACACCGGCCTCGCTGATGTCCCGGTAATCTTCATGACCGGCCTTAGCGAGACCGCACATATCGTGCGTGGCCTGGAAGCTGGCGGCGTCGACTATGTCACCAAGCCGATCGTCATCGAGGAAATGCTGGCGCGCATCCGCGTTCATCTCGCCAATGCCCGCCTGACGCAAAGCGCGCGCGCCGCGCTGGATGTTTCCGGCCGGTTCCTGCTCGCGGTCAACAAGCGCGGCGAGATCGTGTGGACGACACCACAGGCGCAAAAACTGTTGAACGATCACCTGATCGCAGGCATTGACGACACGACCTTGCTGCCGCCCGTCATGTTGCAATGGCTCGAACAGATGCAGAAGCCTGGCGCCAAACCGGTGCCGTCGGTGCCGTTTCCCGACAACGACTTACTGCGCCTGAACTATCTGGGGAAAGCCGGCCCCGACGAATTCCTCTTGCGCCTCGCCAAGGACAATGCCGCGACCATTCCGTCCGAATTCAGCAAGGAGCTCGGCCTGACCATCCGTGAAGGCGAAGTTTTGTCCTGGCTGAGCAAGGGCAAGAGCAATCGCGATATCGCGCAGATTCTTGGGCTATCACCACGCACGGTCGATAAGCATCTCGAGCAGATCTACGCCAAACTTGGTGTCGAGAACCGCACCGCAGCGGCAGCCGTCGCGGCGAATGTGTCACTGAAGCGATCGTAG
- a CDS encoding glycerol-3-phosphate dehydrogenase/oxidase codes for MINFLPSLKPNRESADMTGVAPVGFVRSEHLARLASDRFDILIIGGGVTGAYAALDASLRGFRVALVEKDDFASGTSSKSSKMVHGGLRYIEQGNLGLVRHSLLERQRLRRNARHLVQRLPFLFPILEKDGVFDKRLAKAFESLLWTYDLAGGWREGILHQRLSKAEVLSHCPTFKDDNLIGGLMYFDARVDDARLTLNLARTAAYHGAAITNHTKAVEITRNNHGKVTGAVVQADGREITVNATAVVMATGVWLRDWSGIKKGAERKLEIRPAKGVHVAIPWLKIRNDCTVTIPVPGRSRRATITRWGNVSYLGTTDEDYQGDLDDVHCTREELDFLLEGPARR; via the coding sequence ATGATCAACTTTCTACCTTCGCTGAAGCCCAACCGCGAAAGCGCCGATATGACCGGCGTGGCGCCTGTTGGATTTGTTCGCAGCGAACATCTGGCACGGCTGGCGAGTGATCGCTTCGATATCCTGATCATCGGAGGCGGTGTGACCGGCGCCTATGCGGCGCTCGATGCGAGCCTGCGTGGTTTTCGCGTGGCGCTTGTCGAGAAGGATGACTTTGCGTCGGGAACGTCGTCGAAGTCATCGAAGATGGTGCATGGCGGCCTGCGTTATATCGAGCAGGGTAATCTCGGTCTGGTGCGCCACTCGCTGTTGGAGCGTCAGCGGCTGCGCCGCAATGCCCGGCATCTGGTGCAGCGCTTGCCCTTCCTGTTTCCGATTCTCGAAAAGGATGGTGTCTTCGACAAACGCCTCGCGAAGGCGTTTGAAAGCTTGCTCTGGACTTACGACCTCGCAGGCGGTTGGCGCGAAGGTATCCTGCATCAGCGGCTCAGCAAGGCTGAGGTTCTGTCGCATTGCCCGACCTTCAAGGACGACAATCTTATCGGCGGCTTGATGTATTTTGACGCGCGTGTCGATGATGCGCGGCTCACCTTGAATCTTGCGCGCACGGCTGCCTATCACGGCGCGGCGATCACCAATCACACCAAGGCTGTTGAGATCACCCGCAACAATCATGGCAAGGTGACGGGGGCGGTCGTCCAGGCCGATGGTCGGGAGATCACCGTCAATGCCACGGCTGTGGTGATGGCCACGGGTGTCTGGTTGCGTGACTGGAGCGGCATCAAGAAAGGTGCGGAGCGCAAGCTAGAGATACGCCCGGCCAAGGGGGTCCATGTTGCGATCCCCTGGTTGAAGATCCGCAATGACTGCACCGTGACGATTCCCGTGCCCGGCCGCAGTCGCCGCGCAACGATCACGCGGTGGGGCAATGTGTCTTATCTCGGCACGACCGACGAGGACTACCAGGGCGATCTCGACGACGTGCATTGTACGCGCGAGGAGCTCGACTTCCTGCTGGAGGGGCCCGCTCGGCGTTGA
- a CDS encoding NAD-dependent succinate-semialdehyde dehydrogenase, which produces MIEYPALKLFIDGTWRSGEGRAGETVLNPSTGGALGELPHASAADLDEALPSSARGFEQWRKMSAMERGAILQRAAALIMERKEAIASLITLELGKPIAESRAEVDTAAGIVVWNAEEGRRAYGRVIPSRNRGIQQVAIREPLGPIAAFAPWNAPAITPARKISSALAAGCSVIIKPAEETPATALAIAAALVDAGLPAGVLNVVFGNPALISKKLLSSPITRGLTFTGSTEIGKQLGALAVQTMKKMTLELGGHAPVLIFGDVDPEAAAISAVTAKFRNSGQVCTSPTRFFVHESIHDRFAAKLSELANAITVGDGFAATTKMGPLAHARRIDSIERFVEDARARKIAVSAGGERCGNQGFFYRPTVLSHVDDDCMASNVEPFGPLAATAPFRTMDDAIRLANRLPFGLASYVMTHDMRNAAAMTEAIQSGNVIVNHWQASLPETPFGGYKDSGVGSEGGIEGLQEFQTIKYVSQFAG; this is translated from the coding sequence ATGATCGAATATCCCGCGTTGAAGCTCTTCATCGATGGCACGTGGCGCAGCGGCGAGGGCCGAGCCGGCGAAACGGTGCTCAATCCATCGACCGGGGGCGCGCTCGGTGAATTACCGCATGCGAGTGCTGCGGATCTCGATGAGGCGCTGCCGTCATCCGCTCGTGGCTTCGAGCAATGGCGCAAGATGTCGGCGATGGAGCGCGGGGCGATCCTGCAGCGCGCTGCGGCGCTGATCATGGAGCGCAAGGAAGCAATCGCCAGCCTCATCACGCTGGAACTCGGCAAGCCCATTGCGGAGTCCCGCGCCGAGGTCGATACGGCGGCCGGCATCGTTGTGTGGAATGCGGAAGAGGGGCGTCGCGCCTATGGCCGCGTGATCCCGTCGCGCAACCGTGGCATTCAGCAGGTCGCGATCCGCGAGCCGCTTGGTCCGATCGCAGCCTTCGCGCCATGGAATGCGCCCGCCATCACACCGGCGCGAAAAATTTCGAGCGCGCTGGCCGCAGGCTGCTCTGTCATCATCAAGCCGGCGGAGGAGACGCCGGCAACCGCACTGGCCATCGCCGCAGCGCTGGTGGATGCGGGATTGCCTGCAGGTGTGTTGAATGTCGTGTTCGGCAATCCTGCGCTGATCTCGAAAAAGCTACTGAGCTCACCGATCACGCGCGGTCTGACCTTCACCGGCTCCACGGAAATCGGCAAGCAGCTCGGCGCGCTTGCCGTGCAAACCATGAAGAAGATGACGCTGGAACTCGGCGGGCATGCGCCCGTGCTGATTTTTGGCGATGTCGATCCGGAAGCGGCGGCAATCTCGGCGGTGACGGCGAAATTCCGCAACTCCGGTCAGGTCTGCACCTCGCCGACGCGCTTCTTCGTGCATGAATCGATCCATGATCGCTTTGCCGCGAAACTTTCTGAACTCGCCAACGCAATCACGGTGGGCGATGGCTTTGCCGCAACAACCAAGATGGGTCCGCTGGCGCATGCGCGCCGCATCGATTCCATCGAGCGTTTCGTCGAGGATGCGCGGGCGCGCAAGATCGCAGTATCAGCAGGCGGCGAGCGCTGCGGCAATCAGGGCTTCTTCTATCGCCCGACAGTGCTCTCGCATGTCGATGATGACTGCATGGCTTCGAATGTTGAACCGTTCGGTCCGCTGGCGGCCACGGCACCGTTCCGAACCATGGATGACGCTATTCGCCTCGCCAACCGTCTGCCGTTTGGCTTGGCGTCCTATGTGATGACGCATGATATGCGTAACGCCGCGGCGATGACCGAGGCGATCCAGAGTGGAAATGTCATCGTCAATCACTGGCAAGCCTCGCTGCCCGAGACACCGTTCGGTGGTTACAAGGACTCAGGCGTCGGCTCTGAAGGTGGCATCGAGGGACTACAGGAATTCCAGACCATCAAATATGTCAGCCAGTTCGCTGGCTGA
- a CDS encoding FAD-binding oxidoreductase translates to MLSKDAVRRGYNRGRYVVGAHTPPAYVARVKETSATPGLQRDPITVGADIIASLRKVTDHVMTETADVVAWTRDWWAGSMMTETAGKPATPNAVVVRVSSVAQVQEVMRIANAATIPVTVSAGRSNVTGAALPVRGGIVLDLCDLNKLVGFDAESQIVEVEAGMFGDVFEETIQRDYKMTMGHWPSSFGISTVGGWVACRGAGQLSTRYGKIEDMVFGMDVVLADGRLITVGGYSRAAVGPDLLQLFIGSEGTLGVVVKIRFKLHQLPDYGRAIAYGFKTFAIGLEACRQIMQRGANPAALRLYDELESGVQFGMPKSNVLLVADEGPKEMVDAVMAISEKACAELGDRLESDAILERWLDTRYLTGKSAEGFTPSPGFVADTLEMIGPWRDLPAIYDEVVQAINAVPGTLAGSAHQSHAYVDGACLYFSLRGEVEVENRQKWYRQAWDAANAVIIKYNATLSHHHGVGLLRAPYMAASLDTAFPVLEKIKAALDPNNILNPGKLGLSDKVGA, encoded by the coding sequence ATGCTGAGCAAAGATGCCGTTCGTCGTGGCTATAATCGTGGCCGATATGTTGTCGGCGCACACACGCCGCCGGCCTATGTTGCGCGTGTCAAAGAGACGTCCGCGACGCCTGGTCTGCAGCGCGATCCCATCACCGTCGGGGCCGATATCATCGCATCGCTTCGCAAGGTCACCGATCACGTGATGACCGAGACGGCCGACGTCGTTGCCTGGACCCGCGACTGGTGGGCGGGATCGATGATGACGGAGACCGCGGGCAAGCCGGCGACGCCAAATGCAGTGGTGGTTCGCGTGTCGTCGGTCGCGCAGGTGCAGGAAGTCATGCGCATCGCCAATGCCGCGACGATCCCGGTCACGGTCTCGGCCGGGCGCAGCAATGTGACCGGCGCCGCCTTGCCGGTTCGCGGTGGCATCGTGCTGGATCTGTGCGACCTCAACAAGCTCGTGGGCTTCGATGCAGAGAGCCAGATCGTCGAGGTCGAGGCTGGGATGTTCGGCGACGTCTTCGAGGAGACGATCCAGCGCGACTACAAGATGACCATGGGCCATTGGCCATCGTCCTTCGGCATCAGCACCGTGGGTGGCTGGGTCGCTTGCCGCGGTGCCGGGCAACTATCCACGCGCTACGGCAAGATCGAGGATATGGTATTCGGCATGGATGTGGTGCTGGCCGATGGCCGCCTCATTACTGTCGGCGGCTACTCGCGTGCGGCGGTCGGGCCGGATCTGTTGCAGTTGTTCATCGGCTCCGAGGGAACGCTGGGCGTCGTCGTGAAGATCCGCTTCAAGTTGCATCAGCTCCCCGACTATGGCCGCGCCATCGCTTACGGCTTCAAGACCTTTGCCATTGGTCTGGAGGCCTGCAGGCAGATCATGCAGCGGGGTGCCAATCCGGCGGCATTGCGGCTTTACGACGAGCTGGAAAGCGGCGTGCAGTTCGGAATGCCCAAGAGCAATGTTCTGCTGGTCGCTGATGAAGGGCCAAAAGAGATGGTCGATGCCGTGATGGCGATCAGCGAGAAAGCCTGTGCGGAGCTTGGAGACAGGCTGGAGAGCGATGCGATCCTGGAGCGTTGGCTCGACACCCGCTATCTCACAGGCAAGAGCGCGGAAGGTTTCACGCCGAGCCCGGGCTTTGTGGCGGACACGCTGGAAATGATCGGTCCGTGGCGCGACCTGCCTGCCATCTATGACGAGGTCGTGCAGGCCATCAATGCCGTGCCCGGCACTCTGGCAGGCTCTGCCCATCAGTCTCATGCCTATGTGGATGGCGCCTGTCTCTATTTCTCGCTGCGCGGTGAAGTGGAGGTCGAAAATCGTCAGAAATGGTATCGGCAGGCCTGGGATGCGGCGAATGCCGTCATCATCAAGTACAATGCGACATTGAGCCACCATCACGGCGTCGGACTTCTGCGTGCGCCCTATATGGCGGCCTCGCTGGATACGGCATTTCCGGTGCTCGAGAAGATCAAGGCGGCGCTCGATCCGAACAATATTCTGAATCCCGGAAAGCTGGGATTGAGTGACAAAGTCGGCGCATAA
- a CDS encoding MFS transporter encodes MQSTTLRLRGVDDILSFTDSRTGINGRAGVIWWLALGGLFLDAFANSALSAGLGPMTRNLQLTAGQVALLTSFASWVAIAFNPIGGWMADRWGRVAPLVTAKVLAIIGAVLVIFASNFETIIVGRFFVGAAYGIDFAIAMAVLAEFTPSRFKSRLNTWQGMWYTAVCTNLLLALLFFSWDVGDTIWRYSVAATAVFAVAILILQYSLLVESPIWLARKERLDEAAVAMTRIYGQSFVAAPPEDRIPVLNQARRGVANLLLIFRGVYLPRTILAATVQIGQSIQYFAVGWYLPLISAALFGKDFVYATLGALMFNVFGIFGGFLSPTIGRVFGLRIASAVGFAAVFLMLLILGLFSDKMPIWLAAIVPSLFILFHSGGPGANGKSLSSLSFRSELRAGANGVIGAMGSIGAALGLLVFPLFREWYGLNHTFLILSAVPLIASIICFSIKWDPTRTTINPDNEVGAPQFADDKPYVGTTLQTSKP; translated from the coding sequence ATGCAATCAACGACATTAAGACTACGTGGTGTGGACGACATCCTGTCGTTCACGGACTCGCGCACCGGCATCAACGGCCGTGCCGGTGTGATCTGGTGGCTCGCGCTCGGTGGGCTTTTTCTCGACGCCTTCGCCAATTCCGCGCTGAGCGCAGGGCTCGGCCCGATGACGCGCAATCTGCAGCTGACGGCGGGGCAGGTCGCGCTGCTGACGTCATTCGCGTCCTGGGTCGCGATCGCATTCAATCCCATCGGCGGCTGGATGGCAGATCGCTGGGGCCGCGTGGCGCCTCTGGTCACTGCAAAGGTGCTGGCGATCATCGGCGCGGTTTTGGTGATCTTTGCATCGAATTTCGAGACCATCATTGTCGGCCGCTTCTTTGTCGGTGCCGCCTATGGCATCGATTTCGCGATTGCCATGGCCGTGCTTGCAGAGTTCACGCCGTCGCGCTTCAAGAGCCGCCTCAATACCTGGCAGGGCATGTGGTACACCGCCGTGTGTACGAACTTGCTGCTCGCACTGCTGTTCTTCTCATGGGATGTGGGCGACACGATCTGGCGCTATTCGGTCGCGGCAACCGCTGTTTTCGCCGTGGCCATCCTGATCCTGCAATATTCGCTGCTGGTGGAAAGCCCGATCTGGCTCGCACGCAAGGAGCGTCTCGATGAAGCCGCCGTGGCGATGACCCGTATCTATGGTCAGAGCTTCGTTGCGGCACCACCAGAAGACCGTATCCCGGTCCTCAACCAGGCCCGCCGCGGCGTTGCAAACCTGTTGCTGATCTTCCGTGGCGTCTATCTGCCGCGCACGATCCTTGCGGCGACCGTCCAGATTGGACAATCTATTCAGTACTTCGCGGTGGGATGGTATCTGCCACTGATCAGCGCGGCGCTGTTCGGCAAGGACTTCGTCTATGCAACGCTGGGTGCATTGATGTTCAACGTGTTCGGTATCTTCGGCGGCTTCCTGTCCCCGACCATCGGGCGCGTGTTCGGCCTGCGCATCGCGTCGGCGGTAGGCTTCGCTGCGGTGTTCTTGATGCTGCTGATCCTCGGTCTGTTCAGCGACAAGATGCCGATCTGGCTGGCAGCGATCGTGCCTTCGCTGTTCATCCTGTTCCACTCCGGCGGTCCCGGCGCCAACGGCAAGAGCCTGTCGTCACTGTCGTTCCGCAGTGAACTGCGGGCTGGCGCCAATGGTGTCATCGGCGCCATGGGATCGATCGGTGCCGCGCTCGGCCTGCTGGTCTTCCCGTTGTTCCGTGAATGGTATGGCCTCAACCACACCTTCCTGATCCTGTCCGCCGTTCCCTTGATTGCGAGCATCATCTGCTTCTCGATCAAGTGGGATCCGACCCGGACAACGATCAATCCGGACAACGAGGTCGGCGCGCCGCAATTCGCGGATGACAAGCCTTACGTCGGCACGACGCTGCAGACATCGAAGCCGTGA
- a CDS encoding glycerol-3-phosphate dehydrogenase C-terminal domain-containing protein — MKTDLRPEDAVGSIAGCRPLVAPPGGKTLEVKRNHKIDIADDGLITIVGGKLTTSRHMAEQTVDAAQKVIGKSGRCQTKKAYLLGAAGYDAQAIIATGGMQAHLGERYGTEACFVSDILQADPASAAPIVQGLPHSEAEVIYAVRHEMAATVDDVLSRRMRARMNARDASAHSAARVGQILQSELGLSEQIIAQQVADYTASVAREKSILLGE; from the coding sequence TTGAAGACGGATCTTCGTCCTGAAGATGCTGTCGGCAGTATTGCCGGGTGCCGGCCGCTGGTGGCGCCGCCCGGTGGCAAGACGCTCGAGGTCAAGCGCAACCACAAGATCGACATTGCGGATGACGGACTGATCACCATTGTCGGCGGCAAGCTAACGACATCGCGGCACATGGCTGAACAGACCGTCGATGCCGCACAGAAGGTGATCGGGAAGAGCGGTAGGTGCCAGACCAAGAAAGCCTATCTGCTGGGCGCCGCCGGTTACGATGCGCAGGCGATCATCGCAACCGGGGGCATGCAGGCGCATCTCGGCGAACGCTACGGCACCGAAGCGTGTTTCGTCAGCGATATCCTGCAGGCCGATCCGGCGTCGGCTGCCCCCATCGTCCAAGGCCTACCGCATAGCGAGGCCGAGGTGATCTATGCGGTTCGCCATGAAATGGCGGCCACGGTCGACGACGTGCTGTCCCGGCGCATGCGCGCGCGCATGAATGCGCGCGATGCATCCGCACATTCCGCGGCGCGCGTCGGCCAGATATTGCAGTCCGAGCTTGGGCTGTCCGAACAGATCATTGCGCAGCAGGTGGCTGACTACACCGCCAGTGTCGCGCGCGAAAAATCCATTCTTCTGGGAGAGTAA